One Panicum virgatum strain AP13 chromosome 3N, P.virgatum_v5, whole genome shotgun sequence DNA segment encodes these proteins:
- the LOC120664326 gene encoding protein CHUP1, chloroplastic-like → MHKPGGCSTSSGRGGSGGGGPSGGDAKDLPQLLLRVGTAVALFVAGLLVSRRQRPPRQLQLPPCPPSSDSDDAPSMKARTGLKELRILKNEDTRAKIISGNSVHTTTTTTTTTTTALVPLAPKCRSIADDEEYLLPEFNEMVLKEFGRGIDSIPTTPAARVREDVSNDHEIYKLRDLVRSLQEREKTLELQLMECYGLQEQDAAMRELENQLKLSNVESKLYLLKIESLQSENQKLQTQLSENSKIISELEATRVKCKLLKKKLALDAEQAKEEMTSLQKMVDSLQNKETGENKNHIEAEKNLKKLEELEKEATELRAANSRLQQENAHLIRRLELTRLPPVPKPSTEVKSLEEADRLKQENEKLAKEIEQLQNDRFADVEELVYLKWINACLRYELRNKDAPSGKTVARDLSKTLSPKSELKAKQLIMEYANAGVEDNHLGHVDFGSECSSSRASSSGEPDDVSIDIASMTKHKNPKKKKLFSKLRKLVLGKGKENRGVSTMERRVSISSCSFDDFTGRDSHDSYSSFMAEPNISDSRRHGDHVFSMHSSLDSMKSCPVGTEIGNERDHSAVKSVPSREERVNTFGHSAHLDSGKAIAEDAEIHKFADVLITSRSGSMSSRRSSSFRH, encoded by the exons ATGCACAAGCCCGGAGGTTGCAGCACCAGCAGCGGCCGCGGAGGAAGTGGTGGTGGCGGACCGAGCGGCGGGGACGCCAAGGATTTGCCCCAGCTTTTACTCAGGGTGGGCACCGCCGTCGCGCTCTTCGTCGCTGGGCTGCTCGTCTCGCGGCGCCAGCGGCCGCCCCGGCAGCTCCAGCTGCCACCCTGTCCTCCTTCCTCAG ACTCGGATGATGCCCCAAGCATGAAGGCCAGAACAGGGCTCAAGGAGCTGAGGATCCTAAAAAAT GAGGACACCAGGGCAAAAATCATCAGCGGAAACTCTGTTCACACGACCACTACAACCACAACGACCACCACCACAGCCTTAGTGCCATTGGCGCCCAAATGCAGAAGCATTGCTGATGATGAAGAATACCTCCTTCCAGAGTTCAATGAAATGGTTCTCAAAGAATTTGGCCGAGGCATAGACAGTATCCCAACCACACCTGCAGCCAGAGTACGGGAAGATGTATCTAATGACCATGAAATCTACAAGCTTAGAGATTTGGTGAGATCACTGCAAGAAAGAGAGAAGACCCTGGAGCTACAGCTTATGGAGTGTTATGGTTTACAGGAGCAAGATGCTGCAATGAGGGAGCTTGAGAATCAGCTAAAGCTTAGCAATGTCGAATCAAAGCTATACTTGTTGAAGATCGAATCTTTACAGTCTGAAAACCAGAAGCTGCAAACACAATTGTCAGAGAACTCAAAGATAATCTCTGAGCTTGAGGCGACAAGAGTGAAGTGCAAGTTGTTAAAGAAGAAGTTGGCATTGGATGCAGAGCAGGCAAAGGAGGAAATGACTTCCCTTCAGAAAATGGTCGATTCATTGCAGAACAAAGAGACTGGTGAAAACAAAAATCATATCGAGGCTgagaagaacttgaagaaactAGAGGAGCTGGAAAAGGAGGCAACAGAGCTAAGAGCTGCGAATTCGAGGCTGCAGCAGGAGAATGCACATCTTATTAGGAGACTGGAGCTTACACGCCTACCCCCTGTACCCAAGCCCAGCACGGAG GTAAAATCATTGGAGGAGGCTGATCGGCTGAAGCAAGAAAATGAGAAGCTGGCTAAAGAGATTGAACAACTGCAGAATGACAGGTTTGCAGATGTTGAAGAATTGGTATATCTGAAATGGATAAATGCCTGCCTACGGTATGAGCTGAGAAACAAGGATGCTCCATCAGGGAAGACAGTTGCACGGGATCTTAGCAAGACCTTGAGCCCCAAGTCTGAACTGAAGGCCAAGCAGCTGATAATGGAATATGCCAATGCTGGTGTGGAGGACAACCACTTAGGCCATGTTGACTTTGGTTCGGAATGCTCTTCCTCACGGGCATCATCGTCAGGTGAACCAGATGATGTATCAATTGATATTGCTTCGATGACAAAGCATAAAAACCCGAAGAAGAAAAAGTTATTTTCTAAACTTCGGAAACTGGTGCTagggaaaggaaaagagaaccgTGGAGTTTCTACTATGGAGAGGAGAGTATCTATTTCAAGCTGTTCATTCGATGACTTCACTGGAAGAGATTCACATGATAGCTATTCTTCATTCATGGCAGAACCAAACATATCTGATAGTCGACGACATGGCGATCATGTTTTCAGTATGCATTCTTCTTTGGATAGCATGAAATCTTGTCCTGTTGGAACAGAAATTGGAAATGAGAGGGATCATTCTGCGGTCAAGAGTGTACCTTCTAGAGAGGAAAGGGTAAACACATTTGGTCACAGCGCTCACCTTGATAGCGGCAAGGCCATAGCTGAGGATGCCGAGATCCATAAATTTGCCGATGTTCTGATCACATCAAGGTCAGGTTCCATGTCGTCAAGAAGGTCATCATCCTTCCGACATTGA
- the LOC120664327 gene encoding O-fucosyltransferase 1-like isoform X1 — protein MLPRRHRGPARLWVAIAALVTGTIWLWSSSSVGPLGTYRVQDSVVNDLWRTADSDGWRASSAPRTYWPPPPTESESNGYLRVRCNGGLTQQRSAICNAVVAARILNATLVLPELDANSFWDDESGFVDIYDVPHFIKTLKYDVRIVMSVPKITAQGKTKKLRAYKIDPPRDAPVTWYRTTALEKIRKYGAIYLTPFSHRLAEKIDDPELQRLRCRVNYHALRFKANIMKTSSDIANKLRSEGHFMSIHLRFELDMLAYAGCFDIFTPKEQEILLKYRKEHFPEKILVPRERRLIGKCPLTPEEVGLILRAMGFDNTTWIYLASGKIFGGKRFMKPFRAMFPRLENHSMVGTGKLEENARGLAGSAVDYMVCLLSDIFIPTYDGPSNFANNLMGHRLYYGFQTTITPNRMALAPIFMDREEGHASGFEKRVRQVMFNTYFGAPHKRIHPESFYTNSWPECFCQTKARNHADHCPPDNVNDVLESQFQNKEDIGVEANNQTDFTSQTEELAGGHELS, from the exons ATGTTACCGCGCCGGCACCGCGGACCGGCGCGGCTGTGGGTCGCCATAGCGGCGCTGGTGACCGGCACCATCTGGctctggtcctcctcctccgttgGTCCCCTCGGCACCTACAGGGTCCAG GATTCTGTTGTAAATGACTTGTGGAGAActgcagattcagatggttGGAGAGCATCTTCTGCACCACGCACCTATTGGCCTC CCCCACCAACTGAATCTGAGAGCAATGGGTACTTGCGTGTCCGGTGCAATGGTGGCTTGACCCAACAGCGCAGTGCT ATATGTAATGCTGTTGTTGCAGCACGAATCTTGAATGCTACACTAGTGCTGCCAGAGTTAGACGCAAATTCATTCTGGGATGATGAGAG TGGTTTTGTAGATATATATGATGTTCCCCACTTCATCAAGACATTGAAATATGATGTTCGAATTGTTATGAGCGTTCCAAAAATAACTGCACAAGGAAAGACCAAGAAGCTCAGAGCATATAAG ATTGACCCACCTAGAGATGCACCAGTTACTTGGTACAGAACAACCGCGCTGGAGAAGATAAGGAAGTATGGTGCGATATATTTAACTCCATTTTCGCACCGTTTGGCAGAAAAAATTGATGATCCAGAGCTCCAGAGATTGAGATGCAGGGTGAATTATCATGCACTACGATTTAAGGCAAATATCATGAAAACAAGCAGTGATATAGCAAATAAGCTCCGTTCAGAAGGCCATTTCATGTCAATTCATCTTCGGTTTGAGCTGGATATGCTTGCATATGCCGG GTGCTTCGACATATTCACACCTAAAGAACAGGAAATCCTGTTGAAGTATCGTAAAGAACATTTTCCAGAAAAGATATTAGTCCCCAGGGAAAGAAGGCTTATTGGAAAGTGCCCTTTAACTCCAGAAGAG GTAGGTCTTATTCTACGTGCTATGGGATTTGATAACACAACATGGATTTACCTTGCTTCTGGCAAGATCTTTGGTGGAAAACGATTCATGAAGCCATTCAGGGCTATGTTTCCACGTCTAGAAAACCATAGTATGGTCGGAACTGGAAAGCTGGAAGAAAATGCCCGAGGGCTAGCGGGGTCAGCAGTTGATTACATGGTCTGTCTCCTGTCAGACATTTTTATACCCACATATGATGGCCCGAGCAACTTTGCAAACAATCTCATGGGCCATCGCCTATACTATGGTTTCCAAACCACAATCACACCAAACAGGATGGCCCTTGCTCCGATATTCATGGATAGGGAGGAAGGTCATGCATCTGGATTTGAGAAGAGGGTCAGGCAGGTCATGTTCAACACCTATTTTGGCGCCCCCCACAAGCGCATCCATCCAGAGTCTTTCTACACAAATTCATGGCCGGAGTGCTTCTGCCAGACAAAAGCTAGGAATCATGCTGACCATTGCCCACCCGACAATGTAAATGATGTCCTTGAAAGTCAGTTTCAGAATAAAGAAGATATAGGAGTGGAAGCTAATAATCAAACTGACTTCACCAGCCAAACCGAAGAGTTGGCTGGTGGACATGAGTTGTCTTGA
- the LOC120664327 gene encoding O-fucosyltransferase 1-like isoform X2, whose translation MINIRNFFSKICNAVVAARILNATLVLPELDANSFWDDESGFVDIYDVPHFIKTLKYDVRIVMSVPKITAQGKTKKLRAYKIDPPRDAPVTWYRTTALEKIRKYGAIYLTPFSHRLAEKIDDPELQRLRCRVNYHALRFKANIMKTSSDIANKLRSEGHFMSIHLRFELDMLAYAGCFDIFTPKEQEILLKYRKEHFPEKILVPRERRLIGKCPLTPEEVGLILRAMGFDNTTWIYLASGKIFGGKRFMKPFRAMFPRLENHSMVGTGKLEENARGLAGSAVDYMVCLLSDIFIPTYDGPSNFANNLMGHRLYYGFQTTITPNRMALAPIFMDREEGHASGFEKRVRQVMFNTYFGAPHKRIHPESFYTNSWPECFCQTKARNHADHCPPDNVNDVLESQFQNKEDIGVEANNQTDFTSQTEELAGGHELS comes from the exons ATGATTAATATAAGAAACTTTTTCTCTAAA ATATGTAATGCTGTTGTTGCAGCACGAATCTTGAATGCTACACTAGTGCTGCCAGAGTTAGACGCAAATTCATTCTGGGATGATGAGAG TGGTTTTGTAGATATATATGATGTTCCCCACTTCATCAAGACATTGAAATATGATGTTCGAATTGTTATGAGCGTTCCAAAAATAACTGCACAAGGAAAGACCAAGAAGCTCAGAGCATATAAG ATTGACCCACCTAGAGATGCACCAGTTACTTGGTACAGAACAACCGCGCTGGAGAAGATAAGGAAGTATGGTGCGATATATTTAACTCCATTTTCGCACCGTTTGGCAGAAAAAATTGATGATCCAGAGCTCCAGAGATTGAGATGCAGGGTGAATTATCATGCACTACGATTTAAGGCAAATATCATGAAAACAAGCAGTGATATAGCAAATAAGCTCCGTTCAGAAGGCCATTTCATGTCAATTCATCTTCGGTTTGAGCTGGATATGCTTGCATATGCCGG GTGCTTCGACATATTCACACCTAAAGAACAGGAAATCCTGTTGAAGTATCGTAAAGAACATTTTCCAGAAAAGATATTAGTCCCCAGGGAAAGAAGGCTTATTGGAAAGTGCCCTTTAACTCCAGAAGAG GTAGGTCTTATTCTACGTGCTATGGGATTTGATAACACAACATGGATTTACCTTGCTTCTGGCAAGATCTTTGGTGGAAAACGATTCATGAAGCCATTCAGGGCTATGTTTCCACGTCTAGAAAACCATAGTATGGTCGGAACTGGAAAGCTGGAAGAAAATGCCCGAGGGCTAGCGGGGTCAGCAGTTGATTACATGGTCTGTCTCCTGTCAGACATTTTTATACCCACATATGATGGCCCGAGCAACTTTGCAAACAATCTCATGGGCCATCGCCTATACTATGGTTTCCAAACCACAATCACACCAAACAGGATGGCCCTTGCTCCGATATTCATGGATAGGGAGGAAGGTCATGCATCTGGATTTGAGAAGAGGGTCAGGCAGGTCATGTTCAACACCTATTTTGGCGCCCCCCACAAGCGCATCCATCCAGAGTCTTTCTACACAAATTCATGGCCGGAGTGCTTCTGCCAGACAAAAGCTAGGAATCATGCTGACCATTGCCCACCCGACAATGTAAATGATGTCCTTGAAAGTCAGTTTCAGAATAAAGAAGATATAGGAGTGGAAGCTAATAATCAAACTGACTTCACCAGCCAAACCGAAGAGTTGGCTGGTGGACATGAGTTGTCTTGA
- the LOC120664328 gene encoding pseudo histidine-containing phosphotransfer protein 2 isoform X1 yields the protein MDYSNLRRQIISMKKSLFDQGYLDEQFNQLEELQDDSSPNFVEEVVALFFKDSSRLLTNIERALEKYPQDFYRLDSLAHQFKGSGSSIGALRMKNECSMFKAHCSDRNLEGCRRSLQKMKREHATLKQKLETYFQLLRRDDGPLLLAGLVPDEERGHRVQAQPHRLVHDGVDVGEGPAGRAPWPSACGRQHG from the exons ATGGACTACTCAAATTTGCGGCGCCAGATCATTTCCATGAAGAAAAGCCTCTTCGATCAG GGTTACCTGGATGAACAGTTTAATCAGCTGGAAGAACTGCAGGATGATTCAAGCCCCAATTTTGTTGAAGAAGtggtggctttgtttttcaaagattcatcaAGGTTGTTGACAAACATCGAGCGAGCACT TGAGAAGTACCCTCAGGATTTCTACCGGTTGGATTCTTTGGCGCACCAGTTCAAAGGCAGTGGATCAAG CATCGGTGCTCTGAGGATGAAGAATGAGTGCTCCATGTTTAAAGCACACTGCAGTGACAGGAATCTGGAAGG ATGCCGCAGGTCGCTCCAGAAGATGAAGAGGGAGCATGCCACCCTGAAGCAGAAGCTGGAGACATATTTTCAG CTACTGCGCAGGGACGACGGGCCCCTGCTCCTCGCGGGCCTGGTGCCGGACGAGGAGCGGGGCCACCGGGTGCAGGCGCAGCCGCACCGTCTCGTTCACGACGGCGTCGATGTAGGGGAGGGTCCAGCAGGTCGCGCTCCGTGGCCCAGCGCGTGCGGCCGACAACACGGCTGA
- the LOC120664328 gene encoding pseudo histidine-containing phosphotransfer protein 2 isoform X2, which yields MDYSNLRRQIISMKKSLFDQGYLDEQFNQLEELQDDSSPNFVEEVVALFFKDSSRLLTNIERALEKYPQDFYRLDSLAHQFKGSGSSIGALRMKNECSMFKAHCSDRNLEGCRRSLQKMKREHATLKQKLETYFQLLRQVGPRERAVNSWK from the exons ATGGACTACTCAAATTTGCGGCGCCAGATCATTTCCATGAAGAAAAGCCTCTTCGATCAG GGTTACCTGGATGAACAGTTTAATCAGCTGGAAGAACTGCAGGATGATTCAAGCCCCAATTTTGTTGAAGAAGtggtggctttgtttttcaaagattcatcaAGGTTGTTGACAAACATCGAGCGAGCACT TGAGAAGTACCCTCAGGATTTCTACCGGTTGGATTCTTTGGCGCACCAGTTCAAAGGCAGTGGATCAAG CATCGGTGCTCTGAGGATGAAGAATGAGTGCTCCATGTTTAAAGCACACTGCAGTGACAGGAATCTGGAAGG ATGCCGCAGGTCGCTCCAGAAGATGAAGAGGGAGCATGCCACCCTGAAGCAGAAGCTGGAGACATATTTTCAG TTGCTGAGGCAAGTCGGTCCTCGAGAGCGCGCGGTGAACTCATGGAAGTAA